A genomic segment from Candidatus Poribacteria bacterium encodes:
- a CDS encoding Uma2 family endonuclease, giving the protein MSNSRYLTPEEYLTWERKQPFKNEYHDGQIIAMSGASRSHNRITVDITVQLSNQLMGADCEVFSGDMRVRTNPTVSYFYPDIIVVCGEPRFEDDIFDTLLNPILVVEVLSPSTAGYDRGEKFEHYKQLASLQEYMLVSQDRVHVEGYRLHGTRWLHKTFQCLEDVQSLASIEYEGPLRTIYRRVALNSS; this is encoded by the coding sequence ATGTCAAACTCACGTTATTTAACACCCGAGGAATACCTTACTTGGGAACGCAAGCAGCCCTTTAAGAACGAATATCACGACGGACAGATAATAGCGATGTCTGGGGCAAGTCGTTCCCACAATCGTATTACGGTAGATATAACTGTTCAACTTAGCAACCAATTAATGGGGGCAGATTGCGAAGTCTTCTCCGGCGATATGCGCGTGCGCACTAACCCAACAGTTTCCTACTTCTATCCAGATATTATTGTTGTCTGTGGTGAACCCCGTTTTGAGGATGACATCTTTGATACACTCCTCAATCCCATTCTTGTCGTGGAAGTTCTATCGCCCTCAACTGCAGGGTATGATCGGGGTGAAAAATTTGAACACTATAAACAACTCGCATCCTTACAAGAATACATGCTCGTTTCACAAGACAGAGTGCACGTTGAGGGCTACCGTCTCCATGGCACGCGATGGCTCCACAAAACCTTTCAGTGTCTTGAGGATGTACAATCACTTGCTTCGATTGAATATGAGGGGCCCTTGCGTACCATCTACAGACGTGTTGCGCTCAATTCATCATAA
- a CDS encoding ribose-phosphate pyrophosphokinase — protein sequence MSPLIDQQVNDDFRLFAGSANPALAKDIAAILGVELGKITIEPFPNLETRVQIEESIRGTDIYVVQPTSQPANENLMELLITIDAMKRASARQITAIIPYFGYSRQDHKTTGREPISAKLVANLLTTAGASRVMAIDLHVPQIQGFFDIPMDHLTALTTLTNYFREKQVENGVIVAPDAGRAKLAEKYADILGLPLAIMHKRRTGVDGQGVKFVELVGDVEGKTPIITDDEIQTGGTIRQQAIALAEAGAEPAYVCIAHPILVGPALERLSHPAIREVVTTNTIPVPAEKQLDGKVKVLSIAPLLSQAILRVHQHRSVSQVFRDQHLDFPV from the coding sequence ATGTCCCCACTGATTGACCAGCAAGTTAACGACGATTTCAGGCTATTCGCCGGCAGCGCGAACCCGGCATTGGCAAAAGATATCGCTGCGATTTTAGGTGTTGAACTCGGTAAAATTACAATTGAGCCGTTTCCCAACCTTGAGACTCGCGTCCAGATTGAGGAAAGTATCCGAGGCACGGATATTTATGTTGTGCAGCCAACGAGTCAACCTGCCAACGAAAATCTGATGGAGCTGCTCATCACGATTGATGCCATGAAACGCGCATCCGCCCGGCAGATTACCGCGATTATTCCATACTTTGGATACTCGCGCCAAGATCACAAAACGACGGGGCGCGAACCGATCAGTGCAAAACTCGTCGCGAATCTCTTGACGACCGCCGGGGCAAGTCGCGTCATGGCTATTGATCTACACGTGCCACAGATACAAGGTTTCTTTGATATCCCGATGGATCACTTGACCGCCCTAACGACCTTGACAAATTATTTCCGTGAGAAACAGGTTGAAAACGGTGTAATTGTTGCACCTGATGCAGGTCGCGCCAAATTAGCAGAAAAATATGCAGATATTCTTGGACTTCCGTTAGCCATCATGCACAAGCGGCGAACCGGCGTTGATGGACAGGGTGTTAAGTTCGTCGAGCTTGTTGGAGATGTTGAGGGCAAAACCCCAATTATTACCGACGATGAAATACAAACAGGGGGGACGATTCGCCAACAAGCCATAGCCTTGGCAGAGGCAGGGGCAGAACCAGCTTATGTCTGTATCGCACACCCTATATTGGTCGGTCCAGCGTTGGAACGGCTCAGTCATCCAGCAATTCGCGAGGTCGTCACCACCAATACGATCCCCGTTCCTGCTGAAAAGCAACTCGATGGGAAAGTTAAGGTGCTTTCTATCGCACCACTCCTCTCTCAAGCCATATTGAGAGTACATCAACACCGATCGGTGAGTCAAGTTTTCCGGGATCAGCACCTCGATTTCCCTGTTTAA
- a CDS encoding phytanoyl-CoA dioxygenase family protein yields MLTQEQRDFYGENGYIGVEAVLTAEEVADLQRVTDEFVEKSREVTEHTDIFDLEPGHTPANPRVRRIKNPGLHHVVYDYALRHPKILDIVEQLIGPGVRYNGHKLNMKYPEFGSPVEWHQDWAFYPHTNDDLLAVGVVIDDMTVENGALMILPGSHKGPTLDHHQDGAFIGAVTDPDFTPEGAVPVELKAGGITIHHVRALHGSAPNTSDKPRRLKLAQYCAVDAWPLKGIPDWETFNSFIIRGEPTNQPRMVTAPVRMPEPYAELKGSIYEVQSLLDDPLYANK; encoded by the coding sequence ATGCTCACGCAAGAACAACGTGATTTTTATGGCGAAAACGGCTATATCGGCGTTGAGGCGGTGTTAACAGCAGAAGAAGTCGCTGATCTCCAACGCGTCACCGATGAATTCGTCGAAAAATCGAGAGAGGTCACCGAACATACCGACATCTTCGATCTGGAACCCGGACATACGCCCGCGAACCCGCGTGTGCGGCGTATCAAAAATCCGGGGCTACACCACGTCGTTTACGATTACGCCTTAAGGCACCCCAAGATTTTGGATATCGTGGAGCAACTCATCGGACCGGGGGTTCGGTATAATGGACATAAATTGAACATGAAGTATCCGGAGTTTGGAAGTCCGGTTGAATGGCATCAGGACTGGGCGTTCTATCCGCACACCAACGACGACCTGCTTGCAGTCGGGGTCGTGATTGATGACATGACTGTAGAGAACGGGGCATTGATGATACTTCCCGGTTCCCACAAGGGTCCGACTTTAGACCATCACCAAGATGGTGCTTTTATTGGAGCAGTAACGGATCCTGATTTCACACCAGAAGGTGCTGTGCCTGTTGAGTTGAAGGCAGGTGGAATCACCATTCATCACGTTCGGGCGTTGCACGGCTCTGCCCCGAATACCTCGGACAAACCGCGCCGCTTAAAGCTTGCCCAATACTGTGCGGTAGATGCGTGGCCCCTGAAAGGCATTCCAGATTGGGAGACTTTCAATAGCTTCATCATCCGCGGCGAACCCACGAATCAACCCCGTATGGTAACCGCACCTGTGCGTATGCCGGAACCCTATGCAGAGTTGAAAGGTTCAATCTACGAAGTGCAATCTCTACTTGACGACCCGCTTTATGCTAACAAGTGA
- the gpmI gene encoding 2,3-bisphosphoglycerate-independent phosphoglycerate mutase, with protein MSNQQKRPVVLIIRDGWGNNPYPEFQHANAVHLAKTPVDDWLRHNYPNVLIHTSGEDVGLPPGVIGNSEVGHQNIGAGRVVNQELLRISTMIGSGEFAQNKVLLDAIAHVKKHRTYLHLMGLASDAGVHSSLEHLYGLLTLAKANGLESHQVLIHNFSDGRDCQPDLGIQFCEQIEAKLKEVGIGQIASVIGRYYAMDRDDRWERVEVAYRLLTEGADNSVAAATDAYRDYYETPDDANRKGDEFVRPSVVIGSDGKPLPRITDGDAVIFYNFRGDRPRELTKAFCLDEFPFQAEGKDGVTRQMGFKRNCKPDVKFVTMTEYEQGMPVEAAVKKPPKMQNTLGAYVSDMGLTQFRCAETEKFPHVTFFFNDYRDEPYKGEDRQIIASPRDVTTYDQKPEMSAPGVTEEMLRRIDSDKYDLMVLNYANGDMVGHTGSLSAAIKAVEAVDVGVGKIVDAVLKKDGALIVTADHGNCEQMIDPETGGIHTAHTTYDVDLIFVDNQRRGQQLREDGRLADIAPTTLHLLGLAQPTEMTGESLF; from the coding sequence GTGTCAAACCAACAGAAACGCCCCGTCGTTCTCATCATTCGAGACGGCTGGGGCAATAATCCGTATCCCGAATTTCAACACGCCAACGCTGTTCATCTCGCAAAAACACCCGTAGATGACTGGCTGCGACACAACTATCCAAATGTCCTAATCCATACCTCCGGCGAAGATGTCGGTTTACCTCCGGGTGTCATCGGCAACAGTGAAGTCGGACATCAGAATATCGGGGCAGGACGCGTCGTGAATCAAGAACTCCTCCGTATCAGCACCATGATCGGTTCCGGCGAGTTTGCTCAGAATAAAGTGCTTTTAGACGCAATTGCCCATGTCAAAAAGCATCGGACATATCTCCATCTCATGGGGTTAGCAAGCGACGCTGGTGTTCACAGTTCACTTGAACATCTATACGGTCTCCTCACACTTGCCAAGGCGAACGGACTCGAATCTCACCAAGTTTTAATTCACAATTTCAGCGACGGCCGCGACTGCCAGCCCGATTTGGGCATCCAATTCTGTGAGCAAATTGAAGCAAAGTTGAAAGAGGTAGGCATCGGACAGATAGCTTCAGTCATCGGACGCTATTACGCAATGGATCGCGATGATCGATGGGAACGCGTTGAGGTGGCATACCGTCTTTTAACCGAGGGGGCCGATAACAGCGTCGCTGCCGCTACAGATGCCTATCGTGACTATTACGAGACTCCTGATGATGCCAACCGTAAAGGCGATGAATTCGTCCGTCCGTCCGTAGTGATTGGCAGTGATGGCAAACCACTACCGCGTATCACTGATGGGGATGCCGTTATCTTCTATAACTTCCGCGGTGATCGACCCAGAGAACTCACCAAAGCGTTTTGCCTCGATGAATTCCCGTTTCAAGCAGAAGGGAAAGACGGGGTCACGCGACAGATGGGATTTAAACGGAATTGCAAACCTGACGTTAAGTTTGTTACAATGACCGAGTATGAGCAGGGAATGCCTGTTGAAGCCGCTGTCAAAAAACCACCCAAGATGCAGAATACACTCGGTGCTTATGTGAGTGATATGGGACTCACGCAGTTCCGATGCGCAGAGACTGAGAAATTTCCACACGTTACCTTCTTTTTTAACGACTACCGAGATGAACCCTACAAAGGCGAAGATCGACAGATTATCGCCTCTCCACGTGACGTAACGACCTACGATCAGAAACCGGAGATGTCCGCACCCGGTGTGACAGAGGAGATGTTACGTCGAATCGATTCCGACAAATATGACTTGATGGTACTCAACTACGCCAACGGCGACATGGTTGGGCATACAGGATCGCTCTCAGCCGCTATCAAAGCAGTTGAGGCAGTTGATGTAGGCGTCGGAAAAATCGTTGATGCCGTGCTTAAAAAGGACGGCGCGCTCATCGTCACTGCTGACCATGGGAACTGTGAGCAGATGATTGATCCAGAGACCGGTGGTATTCATACGGCGCATACCACCTATGACGTAGATCTCATCTTTGTTGATAATCAACGCAGAGGACAGCAACTCCGTGAAGACGGACGGCTTGCCGATATTGCACCAACAACACTCCACCTTCTCGGTTTGGCACAACCCACTGAAATGACAGGTGAATCACTTTTCTAA
- a CDS encoding glycosyltransferase, with protein MGKKLILYLSHCGSSIGGGEKQLAYLVENIDRTRYRPLVVCPDDGVFVEHLRRANVPTVILDLPPWRKAKSLIARHRATKKLARLAETHNAHLLHTSDSWFNPYLWSVRKQLKIPVVSHVRNLLTPTQVRKYRFDRMDSIIAISEQSSVPLIQAGIDAKKIDVVHNCVDLSAFQPVSEPIHSTKYVIGIVGRIEPFKRQKTFVEIAVKVVAQCQEIRFHIIGAALDTAEHRAYEREVRQLVTKHGLQEHLHFTGHRTDMPKAMQKLDLLVTLSAGSVIAEAMAAGKPVIGTPVGSTAEMIVHGETGYVVPLEPIEGIADKILELAKDPIRSRRIGERARKYAEGAFGVDTHVRRVENIYKKLLITG; from the coding sequence ATGGGTAAAAAACTGATACTTTACCTCAGCCATTGCGGTTCGAGCATCGGTGGCGGTGAGAAGCAACTTGCTTATCTCGTCGAAAATATTGATCGAACGCGCTATCGTCCGCTTGTTGTCTGTCCTGATGATGGTGTTTTTGTAGAACACTTGAGACGCGCCAATGTTCCCACAGTGATTCTCGATCTTCCGCCGTGGCGAAAGGCGAAATCGTTAATAGCGAGGCATAGAGCCACGAAAAAATTAGCGCGTCTTGCTGAGACACACAACGCTCACCTGCTCCATACCTCGGACTCGTGGTTTAACCCATATCTGTGGTCAGTTAGAAAACAGTTGAAAATCCCTGTCGTTTCACACGTCCGAAACCTCCTCACGCCTACACAGGTCCGAAAATACAGATTTGACCGGATGGACAGTATCATCGCTATCTCCGAGCAGAGCAGTGTTCCGCTCATTCAGGCAGGGATTGATGCCAAAAAGATTGATGTCGTCCATAATTGTGTTGATTTATCGGCTTTTCAACCGGTTTCTGAACCCATCCACTCGACGAAATATGTCATCGGTATTGTCGGTAGGATTGAACCCTTCAAACGTCAGAAAACGTTTGTTGAGATAGCCGTCAAGGTTGTTGCACAATGCCAGGAAATTAGGTTTCACATCATCGGTGCCGCGCTGGATACGGCAGAACATCGCGCTTACGAGCGAGAAGTCCGTCAATTGGTGACCAAGCATGGGCTGCAGGAACACCTTCACTTCACTGGTCACCGGACCGATATGCCCAAAGCAATGCAGAAACTCGATTTACTGGTAACCCTTTCAGCAGGGAGTGTCATCGCCGAGGCAATGGCGGCAGGTAAACCTGTCATTGGAACCCCCGTTGGCAGTACTGCTGAAATGATTGTTCACGGTGAAACAGGATACGTTGTGCCATTAGAGCCTATTGAGGGAATTGCAGATAAGATCCTTGAACTTGCCAAAGATCCGATCCGAAGCAGACGTATCGGAGAACGGGCAAGAAAATACGCTGAAGGCGCGTTCGGCGTTGACACACATGTCCGGAGGGTGGAGAACATTTATAAGAAATTGTTAATTACGGGTTGA